In Microtus pennsylvanicus isolate mMicPen1 chromosome 17, mMicPen1.hap1, whole genome shotgun sequence, one genomic interval encodes:
- the Gpc1 gene encoding glypican-1: protein MELRARGWWLLCATAALVACARGDPASKSRSCSEVRQIYGAKGFSLSDVPQAEISGEHLRICPQGYTCCTSEMEENLANHSRMELETALHDSSRALQATLATQLHGIDDHFQRLLNDSERTLQDAFPGAFGDLYTQNTRAFRDLYAELRLYYRGANLHLEETLAEFWARLLERLFKQLHPQLLLPDDYLDCLGKLAEALRPFGDAPRELRLRATRAFVAARSFVQGLGVASDVVRKVAQVPLAPECSRAVMKLVYCAHCRGVPGARPCPDYCRNVLKGCLANQADLDAEWRNLLDSMVLITDKFWGPAGAENVIGSVHMWLADAINALQDNKDTLTAKVIQGCGNPKVTGSEEKRRRGKLALQEKTPTGTLEKLVSEAKAQLRDIQDFWISLPGTLCSEKMAMSPASDDRCWNGISKGRYLPEVMGDGLANQINNPEVEVDITKPDMTIRQQIMQLKIMTNRLRGAYGGNDVDFQDASDDGSGSGSGGGCPDDTCGRRVSKKSSSSRTPLTHALPGLSEQEGQKTSAASCPEPHSFFLLFLVTLVLAAAGPRWR, encoded by the exons GCGAACACCTGCGGATCTGCCCCCAGGGCTACACCTGCTGCACCAGTGAGATGGAGGAGAACCTAGCCAACCATAGCCGAATGGAGCTAGAGACTGCCCTCCATGACAGCAGCCGCGCCCTGCAGGCCACGCTGGCCACCCAGCTGCATGGCATCGACG ACCACTTCCAGCGCCTGCTGAATGACTCGGAGCGCACGCTGCAGGATGCCTTCCCAGGGGCCTTTGGGGACCTGTACACGCAGAACACTCGGGCCTTCCGGGACCTGTATGCCGAGCTGCGCCTCTACTACCGCGGCGCCAACCTGCACCTGGAGGAGACCCTGGCCGAGTTCTGGGCCCGGCTGCTGGAGCGCCTCTTCAAGCAGCTGCACCCGCAGCTGCTGCTGCCCGATGACTACCTGGACTGCCTGGGCAAGCTGGCAGAGGCCCTACGGCCTTTTGGGGATGCCCCGCGGGAATTGCGCCTGCGCGCCACCCGTGCTTTTGTGGCGGCACGCTCCTTCGTGCAGGGCCTGGGTGTGGCCAGTGATGTAGTCCGGAAGGTGGCCCAG GTACCTCTGGCCCCAGAATGTTCTCGGGCCGTCATGAAGCTGGTGTACTGTGCTCACTGCCGGGGAGTCCCTGGTGCCCGGCCCTGCCCCGACTATTGCCGAAATGTACTCAAAGGCTGCCTTGCCAACCAGGCCGACCTGGATGCTGAATGGAGGAACCTCCTGG ACTCCATGGTGCTCATCACTGACAAGTTCTGGGGCCCAGCGGGTGCGGAGAATGTCATTGgcagtgtgcacatgtggttGGCGGATGCCATCAACGCTCTCCAGGACAACAAGGACACACTCACAGCCAAG GTCATCCAGGGCTGTGGAAACCCCAAGGTCACTGGGTCTGAGGAGAAGCGTCGCCGTGGCAAACTAGCACTGCAAGAGAAGACCCCCACAGGTACTCTGGAAAAGCTG GTCTCTGAGGCCAAGGCCCAGCTCCGAGACATTCAGGACTTCTGGATCAGCCTCCCAGGGACACTGTGCAGCGAGAAGATGGCCATGAGCCCTGCCAGTGATGACCGCTGCTGGAACGGAATATCCAAGGGCCG GTACCTACCTGAGGTGATGGGTGATGGACTGGCCAATCAGATCAACAACCCTGAAGTGGAAGTGGACATCACCAAGCCTGACATGACCATCCGGCAGCAGATCATGCAACTCAAGATCATGACCAACCGTCTACGTGGCGCCTACGGTGGCAATGACGTGGACTTCCAGGATGCTA GTGATGATGGTAGCggctcaggcagtggtggcggctGCCCAGATGACACCTGTGGCCGGAGGGTCAGCAAGAAGAGCTCCAGCTCCCGGACCCCCTTGACCCATGCTCTCCCCGGCCTGTCAGAACAGGAAGGACAGAAGACCTCAGCTGCCAGCTGCCCAGAGCCCCACagcttcttcctgctcttccttgtCACCTTGGTCCTTGCAGCAGCCGGACCCAGGTGGCGGTAA